In one window of Methanosarcina vacuolata Z-761 DNA:
- a CDS encoding PocR ligand-binding domain-containing protein yields the protein MKIDLEQLKTTNSNPALSAASLELVDILDVPALKSLMNDLSQLTYITISIIDLKGNVLMSIGWPDICTRFHRVHPETCRHCIESDTQLSLGVAPGEFKLYKCKNNMWNFVTGLIVEGQHIANIFSGHFFFEDETLDYELFRSQARKYGFNEEEYIKALEKVPRLSRETVNKNMSFLMKLANMISQLSHSNFKLSQALEECDILVDELKKNKEDLDRAQEVGNLGSWRMDARKKELTWSDENYRIFGIPKGTHLTYETFLSKVHPDDRKYVQKEWIAKLKGEPYSIEHRIIVDGKVKWVRKKAYFEFDINGEIVGGFGITQDITERKKAEEALKRAHDGLEAKVKERTDELEKAYESLMEEKRRLSEAQKIAHIGNWDWNLATNEMYWSDEMCRIFGCVPQKVFHKYSELFNFIHPEDRSYVYNTVNSALHGKFFSIDHRIISSDESDRVVHSHGEVVFDEKKRPILLRGTIQDITDIMKTEEKIRTLADVVESSNDAIITETLDGIIASWNKAAEQIYGYSAEEILGKNVSIFEPDNLKGEIRKFVEMVKRGEIVQHHKTLRLKKDGRLINVSITYSPVFDASGKLKAVSAISRDITEQVNAERLLAKAEDARKKEIHHRIKNNLQVISSLLDLQAEKFRNRKHAENEEVLNAFIESQDRVMSIALIHEELHEGRGNDTINFSSYIKRLVENLFQTYKLGNVNTILNIELEENIFFDMDIAVPLGIIINELVSNSLKYAFLGRDNGKIQIKLYKEDSAEYANKEQENTKESFNVTDFVLIVSDNGIGIPDEFYLEDSNSLGLQLVETLVDQLGGKIELKRAFGTEFCIRFTVPVQN from the coding sequence ATGAAAATAGACCTGGAGCAATTAAAGACAACAAACTCGAATCCTGCGCTCAGTGCTGCGAGCCTTGAATTAGTTGATATTCTTGATGTTCCAGCGCTCAAGTCTCTTATGAATGACTTATCTCAACTTACTTACATCACCATATCTATTATTGATCTCAAAGGCAATGTCCTTATGAGTATTGGATGGCCGGATATATGTACAAGATTCCACAGAGTCCATCCAGAGACCTGCAGGCACTGCATAGAAAGCGATACACAGCTATCACTGGGCGTTGCTCCTGGAGAATTTAAGCTTTATAAGTGTAAGAATAATATGTGGAATTTTGTGACGGGTCTGATCGTGGAAGGACAACATATCGCCAATATCTTCTCAGGACATTTCTTTTTTGAAGATGAGACTTTGGACTATGAACTTTTCCGATCCCAGGCTAGAAAATATGGCTTCAATGAAGAGGAATATATAAAGGCGCTCGAAAAAGTTCCACGGTTAAGTAGGGAAACTGTGAACAAAAACATGTCCTTCCTTATGAAACTTGCCAACATGATCTCACAACTAAGTCATAGCAACTTCAAGCTTTCTCAAGCATTGGAGGAATGCGATATCCTTGTGGATGAGCTAAAGAAAAACAAGGAAGATCTCGATCGCGCTCAGGAGGTTGGTAATTTAGGAAGCTGGCGTATGGACGCGCGTAAAAAAGAATTAACGTGGTCTGATGAAAATTATCGTATCTTTGGTATCCCAAAAGGCACTCATTTGACCTATGAGACTTTCCTTTCTAAAGTCCATCCGGATGACAGAAAATATGTCCAGAAAGAATGGATAGCAAAATTAAAGGGTGAACCATATAGTATAGAACACCGGATTATCGTAGATGGAAAGGTCAAATGGGTTCGTAAGAAGGCATATTTTGAATTTGACATAAATGGAGAGATTGTTGGCGGCTTCGGCATAACGCAGGATATAACGGAGCGCAAAAAAGCAGAAGAAGCGCTTAAAAGAGCACATGATGGTTTAGAAGCAAAAGTTAAAGAACGTACAGATGAGCTTGAAAAGGCTTATGAATCATTGATGGAAGAAAAGAGAAGACTTTCTGAAGCCCAAAAAATAGCTCATATTGGAAATTGGGACTGGAATCTTGCAACTAATGAAATGTACTGGTCTGATGAGATGTGTCGTATTTTTGGGTGTGTTCCCCAAAAAGTGTTTCACAAGTACAGTGAACTTTTTAACTTTATACATCCCGAAGATCGAAGTTACGTATATAACACTGTTAATAGTGCTTTACATGGGAAGTTCTTTAGCATTGATCACAGGATTATCTCATCTGATGAGTCAGATCGCGTAGTCCACTCACATGGTGAAGTTGTTTTTGATGAGAAAAAACGCCCAATTCTCCTGAGAGGAACAATTCAGGATATTACAGATATCATGAAAACAGAAGAGAAGATCAGGACATTAGCCGATGTCGTGGAATCATCAAATGATGCTATTATAACTGAGACTCTAGATGGTATTATTGCAAGCTGGAATAAAGCCGCAGAGCAGATTTATGGTTATTCGGCTGAAGAGATTCTGGGTAAAAATGTTTCAATCTTTGAACCAGATAATCTTAAAGGTGAAATAAGAAAATTTGTTGAAATGGTTAAACGGGGAGAAATAGTCCAGCATCACAAAACTTTACGGCTAAAAAAAGATGGTAGACTAATAAATGTGTCAATAACTTATTCTCCAGTTTTTGACGCTTCTGGAAAGCTGAAGGCTGTCTCAGCTATTAGCAGAGACATTACTGAGCAAGTCAATGCGGAAAGACTTCTGGCAAAAGCCGAAGATGCCCGAAAAAAAGAAATCCATCATAGAATTAAAAATAATCTGCAAGTGATCTCTTCCCTTCTTGACTTACAGGCTGAAAAGTTCAGAAACAGAAAACATGCTGAGAATGAAGAAGTTCTTAACGCTTTCATAGAAAGCCAGGACAGGGTAATGTCAATTGCTCTTATCCACGAAGAACTGCATGAAGGCAGAGGAAACGATACAATAAACTTCTCTTCGTATATTAAAAGGCTTGTTGAAAATCTTTTCCAGACCTATAAACTTGGAAATGTCAACACGATCCTGAACATCGAACTGGAAGAAAACATTTTCTTTGATATGGATATAGCCGTCCCGCTGGGAATAATCATTAACGAACTTGTTTCAAATTCCCTTAAGTACGCATTTTTAGGCAGAGATAACGGGAAAATTCAAATCAAACTATACAAAGAAGACTCTGCAGAATACGCAAACAAAGAGCAGGAAAACACAAAAGAAAGTTTTAATGTCACTGATTTTGTTTTAATAGTCTCGGATAATGGGATTGGTATTCCTGATGAATTTTATTTAGAAGATTCCAATTCTCTTGGCTTACAGTTAGTGGAAACCCTGGTAGACCAGTTAGGGGGCAAAATTGAACTCAAAAGAGCTTTTGGGACTGAATTCTGTATCAGATTTACAGTACCAGTACAAAATTGA
- a CDS encoding DUF1699 family protein yields MKIRVVSSREEIPTLNPNEKVIHLAFRPSNKDVFMLAETCPKIEAIQLPKSYRRTVSKSIEMFLEMQKINLLEGDVWGHRKDINEYYNVSQNVLEKIQELKADRFTNEVIAEKLSRESKLNSDMILYILSKKIVD; encoded by the coding sequence ATGAAAATAAGAGTAGTTAGTTCACGGGAGGAAATTCCTACCCTGAACCCGAACGAAAAGGTTATCCATCTTGCTTTCAGGCCATCTAACAAGGATGTATTCATGCTTGCGGAAACATGTCCGAAAATTGAAGCTATACAGCTTCCTAAATCTTACAGAAGGACGGTTTCCAAGTCAATTGAAATGTTCCTGGAGATGCAGAAGATAAATCTTCTGGAAGGCGATGTATGGGGACACAGGAAAGACATAAACGAATATTATAATGTCTCTCAGAATGTTCTGGAGAAAATTCAGGAATTAAAAGCCGACCGCTTTACCAATGAGGTTATTGCTGAAAAGCTTTCCAGGGAAAGTAAATTGAATTCGGATATGATCCTGTACATCCTGAGCAAAAAAATTGTGGATTAA
- a CDS encoding tetratricopeptide repeat protein, which yields MSSDEPKDETFRKEGSEEKTEEETVSEEMFVLSDSGDTCKQEISDKVIAAKLNEYGLDFLSCGNFNEAMEAFDKAIELDPDNIDLLNNKAQALETVGKYGEALEFYEKAIKINFEDPDLWNNMAFSLSQVGKYEEAVKAYEKALELRPDYPNAWYGKALNLSQAGDYKAAIEAYEKVLEENSDYKEAWVGKGIALGQMGKYDEAIIAYDKAIELDPNFTEAWHYKGVDLDSLGSYRPALKAYQKAVELDPENDDAWNNMGIDLENLENYDEAIKAFDKAIEINAENADVWYNKGFTLSQMQRFEEAAEAYRKATQLDPEYLEAYSSLGFVLAQLRHFEEALETYEQALKLDPEAADSWFGKAVCLSFLGQEEEAEEAYRKAVEIDPRYAEVGGNTQ from the coding sequence ATGAGCTCCGACGAACCAAAAGATGAAACCTTCAGGAAAGAAGGCAGTGAAGAAAAAACTGAAGAAGAGACGGTTTCCGAAGAAATGTTTGTTCTAAGCGATTCGGGGGATACATGTAAGCAGGAAATCAGCGATAAAGTCATTGCGGCCAAGCTTAATGAATACGGACTTGATTTTCTCAGCTGTGGAAACTTTAATGAGGCAATGGAGGCTTTTGATAAAGCAATCGAGCTTGATCCAGATAATATAGACCTATTAAACAATAAGGCTCAAGCTCTTGAAACCGTTGGAAAATACGGCGAGGCTCTTGAGTTTTATGAAAAAGCTATCAAAATCAATTTCGAGGACCCAGATCTCTGGAATAATATGGCTTTCTCCTTGTCCCAGGTTGGTAAGTATGAAGAAGCTGTTAAAGCCTATGAAAAAGCCCTTGAGCTCAGACCGGACTATCCCAATGCATGGTACGGAAAGGCCCTGAACCTGAGCCAGGCAGGAGACTATAAAGCAGCTATCGAAGCCTATGAAAAAGTCCTTGAGGAAAATTCCGATTATAAAGAAGCATGGGTAGGAAAAGGCATAGCTCTGGGTCAAATGGGTAAGTACGACGAAGCAATTATCGCATACGACAAGGCAATTGAACTTGATCCTAACTTTACCGAAGCCTGGCATTATAAAGGCGTGGACCTGGACAGCCTTGGAAGTTACAGGCCGGCCTTAAAAGCATATCAAAAAGCTGTGGAGCTTGATCCTGAGAACGATGATGCCTGGAATAATATGGGGATAGACCTCGAAAACCTTGAAAACTATGACGAGGCAATTAAAGCCTTTGACAAAGCAATCGAAATCAACGCCGAAAATGCCGATGTCTGGTATAATAAAGGCTTTACCCTCAGCCAGATGCAGAGATTCGAGGAAGCAGCAGAGGCATACAGGAAAGCTACACAACTTGACCCTGAGTATTTAGAAGCTTATTCCAGTCTGGGTTTTGTGCTTGCTCAACTCAGACACTTTGAAGAAGCTCTGGAGACTTATGAGCAGGCACTCAAGCTTGATCCTGAGGCTGCAGACTCATGGTTCGGAAAAGCTGTCTGTCTGAGTTTCCTCGGGCAGGAAGAAGAAGCAGAAGAAGCATACAGGAAAGCTGTAGAAATTGATCCCAGATATGCCGAAGTAGGGGGAAATACCCAGTAA
- a CDS encoding ATP-dependent DNA helicase, producing MKIESLDLPDEVKRFYLNSGILELYPPQAEAVEKGLLEGRNLLAAIPTASGKTLLAELAMLKSILAGGKALYIVPLRALASEKFRRFREFSELGIRVGISTGDYDMRDEGLGVNDIIVATSEKTDSLLRNETAWMQEISVVVADEVHLIDSPDRGPTLEVTLAKLRKMNSSCQILALSATVGNADELATWLEAELVVSEWRPTELLEGVFFNGTFYCKDREKTVEQSTKDEAVNLALDTLKKDGQCLVFESSRKNCMAFAKKAASTVNKTLSAEDRKVLAGIADEILENSETDTSTNLAACIRSGTAFHHAGLTTPLRELVEDGFRAGKIKLISSTPTLAAGLNLPARRVIIRNYRRYSSEDGMQPIPVLEYKQMAGRAGRPRLDPYGEAVLVAKSYKEFVFLFENYIEANAEDIWSKLGTENALRTHVLSTISNGFARTYDELMDFLEATFFAFQYSNFGLSTVVNECLTFLRQEGMIEKTDALIPTSFGKLVSRLYIDPLSAARIAKGLKEAKSLSELTLLHLVCSTPDMRLLYMRSHDYQDINDYVMAHASEFVKVPSPFDATEYEWFLGEVKTSLLLLDWVHEKSENEICLKFGTGEGDIHSIADIAEWIMHVTAQLAGLLDLKGAKEAAELEKRIHYGAAPELMGLLDIRGIGRVRARKLYEAGFRSSAELAGVDPEKVAALLGPKIADRIFKQIRNRGTLSGIIESEPPTGPESSEKSPYSGQKTINDY from the coding sequence ATGAAGATAGAAAGTCTCGATCTGCCCGACGAAGTAAAGCGTTTTTATCTCAATTCCGGGATTCTGGAACTTTATCCCCCTCAGGCTGAAGCTGTGGAAAAAGGGCTGCTTGAAGGAAGAAATCTGCTTGCTGCAATCCCTACAGCTTCAGGGAAGACTCTCCTTGCCGAGCTTGCAATGTTGAAGTCCATCCTGGCAGGAGGAAAGGCACTCTATATTGTGCCTCTCAGAGCTCTTGCTTCAGAGAAATTCAGGCGGTTTAGGGAATTTTCGGAACTTGGAATTAGGGTCGGGATCTCTACAGGGGACTATGACATGCGGGACGAGGGACTCGGAGTGAACGACATTATTGTTGCAACCTCCGAGAAAACCGATTCCCTGCTCAGAAACGAGACTGCCTGGATGCAGGAAATTTCGGTTGTTGTGGCAGACGAGGTGCATCTTATAGACTCGCCGGATAGGGGCCCAACGCTTGAGGTTACCCTTGCAAAGCTTCGGAAAATGAACTCTTCCTGCCAGATCCTTGCACTGTCTGCAACCGTCGGGAATGCCGACGAACTCGCAACCTGGCTGGAAGCCGAGCTTGTAGTAAGTGAATGGAGGCCTACCGAGCTTCTTGAGGGAGTATTCTTTAATGGGACCTTCTATTGCAAAGATAGGGAAAAAACTGTTGAGCAGTCCACAAAAGACGAAGCTGTGAACCTTGCACTGGATACCCTCAAAAAAGATGGGCAGTGCCTGGTTTTCGAAAGCAGCAGAAAAAACTGCATGGCTTTTGCAAAAAAGGCGGCTTCAACTGTTAATAAGACCCTTTCAGCAGAAGACAGGAAAGTCCTTGCAGGAATTGCAGACGAGATCCTTGAAAACAGTGAAACCGATACTTCAACGAACCTTGCAGCCTGTATTCGTTCAGGCACGGCTTTTCACCACGCAGGCCTTACAACGCCTTTAAGAGAACTTGTGGAGGACGGTTTCAGGGCTGGAAAGATAAAGTTGATTTCGAGCACGCCTACCCTTGCAGCCGGGCTCAACCTGCCTGCTCGACGAGTAATTATCCGAAATTATCGGCGCTATTCCTCTGAAGACGGAATGCAGCCTATTCCTGTGCTCGAGTACAAACAGATGGCAGGCAGGGCAGGCAGGCCGAGGCTTGACCCATACGGAGAAGCCGTGCTTGTTGCAAAATCATATAAGGAGTTTGTTTTCCTTTTTGAAAATTACATCGAAGCTAATGCCGAAGATATCTGGTCTAAACTCGGAACCGAAAACGCTCTCAGGACCCATGTGCTCTCTACGATCTCTAACGGTTTTGCGCGTACATATGATGAACTCATGGATTTTCTTGAGGCAACATTTTTCGCTTTCCAGTACTCGAACTTCGGGCTTTCTACGGTTGTGAACGAATGCCTTACTTTTTTGCGTCAGGAAGGGATGATTGAGAAAACCGATGCCCTTATTCCTACAAGCTTCGGAAAGCTTGTCTCAAGGCTTTATATCGACCCCCTGTCAGCCGCCCGGATTGCAAAGGGCCTGAAAGAAGCAAAGAGCCTGAGCGAGCTTACCCTGCTTCATCTGGTGTGCAGCACACCTGACATGCGCCTGCTTTACATGCGGAGCCACGATTATCAGGATATCAACGATTATGTAATGGCTCATGCGAGCGAATTTGTAAAGGTGCCCAGTCCCTTTGATGCTACGGAATATGAATGGTTCCTTGGGGAAGTCAAGACTTCTCTCCTTCTGCTTGACTGGGTCCATGAAAAATCTGAAAACGAGATTTGCTTAAAGTTCGGCACCGGGGAAGGTGACATTCATTCAATTGCGGATATTGCGGAATGGATAATGCATGTCACCGCTCAGCTTGCCGGGCTCCTTGACCTCAAAGGTGCAAAAGAAGCCGCAGAACTTGAAAAGCGGATCCATTACGGAGCAGCCCCTGAACTTATGGGTCTGCTCGATATCAGAGGTATAGGGCGCGTGAGGGCAAGGAAGCTCTATGAAGCAGGCTTCAGATCCTCAGCAGAGCTTGCGGGAGTTGATCCTGAGAAAGTGGCTGCTCTTCTTGGGCCGAAAATTGCAGACCGGATTTTCAAGCAGATCAGGAACAGAGGGACATTGTCTGGGATTATTGAGTCTGAGCCTCCTACTGGGCCTGAATCTTCTGAGAAAAGTCCGTATTCAGGGCAAAAAACAATTAATGATTATTGA
- a CDS encoding HAD family hydrolase encodes MEEVEKNMNIIQKDLERVYPGVLKAVLFDMDNTLFDFVAAKLEACREILSFIWKGDITEEPSVLFRYFLRGVYGFEDHENIRDYMQERNVFTAQGYRKCCEIYEREKLQNLELYPAVTDTLDKLKKLGLKLVIITDADSYHALARLTRVGLLNYFDLIVAADTTGTKKPDPAHFLFALKELGIKPGETLVVGDNIKRDMVPARKLGLRTAYASYGDWRPGEEKDQCFDFRLDTFSDMLDLFH; translated from the coding sequence ATGGAAGAAGTTGAGAAGAACATGAATATAATTCAGAAAGATCTGGAGCGAGTTTATCCCGGAGTTCTGAAAGCCGTGCTTTTTGATATGGATAACACTCTTTTTGATTTCGTAGCTGCAAAACTGGAAGCTTGCAGGGAGATTCTCTCTTTTATCTGGAAGGGAGATATTACGGAAGAACCTTCTGTACTTTTCAGATACTTCCTGAGAGGAGTTTACGGTTTTGAAGATCACGAAAATATTCGAGACTACATGCAGGAGAGAAATGTTTTTACAGCTCAGGGCTACAGGAAGTGCTGTGAGATCTATGAACGGGAAAAACTGCAAAATCTCGAACTCTATCCAGCTGTAACGGATACCCTTGATAAGCTTAAAAAGCTGGGCTTAAAGCTCGTGATTATAACGGATGCCGATAGTTATCATGCCCTGGCAAGGCTTACAAGGGTCGGGCTTCTTAATTACTTCGATCTTATCGTGGCTGCGGATACGACAGGCACAAAAAAACCAGATCCGGCACATTTTCTTTTCGCGCTTAAGGAGCTCGGGATAAAACCCGGAGAAACTCTGGTAGTGGGAGACAACATCAAAAGGGATATGGTCCCTGCTCGCAAACTTGGATTGAGAACCGCTTACGCTTCTTATGGAGACTGGAGACCCGGAGAAGAAAAGGATCAGTGCTTCGACTTCAGACTCGATACTTTTTCGGATATGCTTGACTTATTTCACTAA
- the hisD gene encoding histidinol dehydrogenase: protein MVMMLFKKLSDVSEAEMQKLISRGSGLEDVANTVSAVLSDVRTRGDSALREYTAKFDKVELANFEVSEEEFQQALSGISPELLDHLKSAAANIRAFHEAQLPKATWFMELKPGIVLGQKATPLESVGAYAPGGRASYPSTVLMTVIPARVAGVEQVIVCTPPRPDGSVHPLTLAAAKVAGADKVFKLGGVQAIGAMAYGTETVPKMDKIVGPGNIFVTAAKMQIRDFAEIDFPAGPSEVLIIADESADAVMVASDILAQSEHDPNSVSILVTGSDTLAEAVKREVLVQAEQAARSCIIKASLKNAAILIADSLEQCIGFSNKFAPEHLEIMVSDPDFVLEKIKNAGSIFIGNYSPVPVGDYASGTNHVLPTSGYARVYSGLNINHFIKYSSIQRISKSGLESLKETVIALAEEEGLQAHADSIRTRFGYKPSK, encoded by the coding sequence ATGGTCATGATGTTATTCAAAAAGTTGTCTGATGTTTCGGAAGCTGAAATGCAAAAATTAATCTCCCGGGGCTCCGGGCTTGAGGACGTAGCGAATACCGTTTCAGCTGTGCTTTCTGATGTGCGTACCAGAGGAGATTCTGCGCTCAGGGAATATACGGCTAAATTCGATAAAGTCGAACTTGCAAACTTTGAGGTAAGTGAGGAGGAATTTCAACAGGCTCTTTCCGGCATAAGTCCTGAACTTCTGGATCACCTTAAGTCTGCAGCTGCAAACATACGGGCTTTCCATGAAGCTCAGCTTCCGAAAGCTACCTGGTTTATGGAATTAAAGCCAGGGATTGTGCTGGGTCAAAAGGCAACGCCTCTGGAAAGTGTGGGCGCTTATGCTCCTGGAGGGCGTGCTTCCTATCCTTCAACCGTGCTCATGACTGTAATCCCTGCCAGGGTTGCAGGCGTGGAGCAGGTCATTGTTTGTACCCCTCCAAGGCCGGACGGTTCCGTACACCCGCTTACGCTTGCCGCTGCAAAGGTTGCAGGAGCGGACAAGGTGTTCAAGCTCGGAGGCGTGCAGGCTATAGGGGCAATGGCTTACGGGACTGAAACCGTTCCTAAGATGGATAAAATCGTAGGACCTGGAAATATTTTTGTCACAGCTGCCAAAATGCAGATCAGGGATTTTGCAGAAATTGATTTTCCAGCCGGCCCAAGCGAGGTGCTCATTATTGCAGATGAGTCGGCAGATGCCGTTATGGTCGCCTCGGATATTCTCGCACAGTCCGAACACGATCCAAATTCAGTTTCAATACTCGTCACAGGTTCGGATACGCTGGCAGAAGCTGTAAAAAGAGAGGTTCTGGTTCAGGCGGAACAGGCTGCAAGAAGCTGTATTATAAAGGCTTCTCTTAAAAATGCCGCAATTCTTATTGCAGATTCCCTGGAACAATGTATTGGCTTTAGCAATAAGTTTGCTCCCGAACACCTTGAGATTATGGTATCGGACCCGGATTTCGTACTTGAGAAGATTAAAAACGCAGGATCGATTTTTATAGGAAACTATTCTCCGGTTCCTGTTGGGGATTATGCCTCAGGGACAAATCACGTGCTTCCCACATCCGGATATGCCAGAGTTTATTCTGGTCTGAATATAAACCATTTTATTAAATACTCAAGTATTCAGAGAATCAGCAAGAGTGGGCTTGAAAGTCTGAAAGAAACTGTAATCGCATTAGCCGAGGAAGAGGGTCTACAGGCACATGCTGATTCTATTAGAACTCGTTTTGGGTATAAACCCTCTAAATAA
- a CDS encoding putative ATP-dependent zinc protease, translating into MDIEEIQAIFKFSALEKHMISSFGIQEDLFLPFLLSLKSGGSWSYASEETKSMAVKDVITYYSEESKTGYTLEKIYFFIEPEVIAEEGVIQRLEKCGTKEERELVERPYIITLHAKKIIFAEVNPDLRKITVRELKKKHIKLKGTPAYSAAHEMEHLEKGEVGGIPLWTFEYIKGQ; encoded by the coding sequence ATGGATATTGAAGAAATTCAAGCAATCTTCAAATTTTCAGCCCTTGAAAAGCACATGATTTCCAGTTTTGGAATTCAAGAAGATCTATTTCTTCCTTTTCTGCTTTCATTAAAATCAGGAGGCTCCTGGAGTTATGCCTCCGAAGAAACAAAAAGCATGGCAGTAAAAGACGTGATAACTTACTATAGTGAGGAGAGCAAGACCGGTTATACTCTGGAAAAGATATACTTCTTTATCGAACCCGAAGTCATAGCTGAAGAAGGGGTCATCCAGAGGCTGGAAAAATGCGGAACAAAAGAAGAAAGAGAACTGGTTGAAAGGCCCTATATAATAACCCTGCATGCAAAAAAAATCATATTTGCAGAGGTAAACCCTGATCTCAGGAAAATAACAGTCAGGGAGTTAAAGAAAAAACACATAAAACTAAAAGGTACGCCGGCATATAGCGCAGCTCATGAGATGGAACATCTTGAAAAGGGAGAAGTAGGAGGAATTCCGCTCTGGACTTTTGAGTACATTAAAGGTCAGTAA
- a CDS encoding MFS transporter translates to MKKYSSFNSKFILNATISVVAGYREKLNCFSRNACLFLGYIFLISLSLGIYEVIFNLYILRLGFREDFLGLMLSLVSISTGLFAIPAAMFCDRVGRKSTLLLSCLLLLFSFAVLYTTTSTLLLVLFSILYGVSSSLKIVTASTFMVENSTSYERMHLFSMYYLLYTIGVMIGNFAGGILPQTFTSSLKIDPADPTGYQLSLYASLTAVLISLLPLIFIKNKKPALPGKSDLFSTLSSTLRSKTIQKLVLVNGLIGMGWGLALPYFNVYFDIVLGASSRQIGFIFSLSQVVMMFTLLFVPILTEWLGKVKIVALVQLSSIPFLLLFTSTSLLTIAAFGYIMRSAIMNMSNPILSSFNMEVVSEDQRATVNSLIWMSCYTCVGLSTYAGGLMMAHNYYSLPFLLTCILYVVATVLYYLFFEKMEKEQRNLEVV, encoded by the coding sequence ATGAAAAAATACTCATCATTTAACAGCAAGTTTATTTTAAACGCAACCATCAGTGTTGTTGCCGGATACAGGGAAAAATTAAATTGTTTCAGTCGAAATGCGTGCCTGTTCTTAGGATATATTTTCCTCATCTCTTTGAGCCTGGGAATCTACGAGGTAATCTTCAATCTGTACATCTTAAGGCTCGGGTTCAGGGAGGACTTCCTGGGACTCATGCTCTCACTGGTTTCCATATCCACCGGCTTGTTTGCAATCCCTGCGGCCATGTTCTGCGACAGGGTAGGCAGAAAGAGCACATTGTTATTGTCCTGCCTTCTTCTCCTGTTTTCCTTTGCAGTCCTGTACACCACTACCTCGACATTACTGCTGGTTTTATTCAGCATTCTCTATGGGGTATCCTCATCACTTAAAATAGTTACAGCATCTACGTTCATGGTTGAAAACTCCACGAGTTATGAAAGGATGCATCTGTTTTCGATGTACTACCTGTTATACACCATAGGCGTCATGATAGGAAACTTTGCGGGCGGCATTCTACCGCAAACCTTTACCAGCTCACTAAAGATTGACCCAGCAGACCCAACGGGTTACCAGCTCTCACTATATGCATCTTTAACTGCTGTGTTAATTTCCCTGCTGCCCCTGATATTCATAAAAAACAAAAAACCCGCTCTGCCAGGAAAGTCAGATCTGTTTTCTACCCTTTCTTCGACTTTAAGGTCAAAAACGATCCAAAAATTAGTTCTGGTAAACGGGCTTATAGGTATGGGATGGGGGCTGGCTCTTCCCTATTTTAATGTTTATTTTGACATTGTCCTTGGAGCAAGTTCCAGGCAGATAGGTTTCATCTTTTCCCTTTCCCAGGTGGTCATGATGTTCACCTTATTATTTGTCCCTATACTTACCGAATGGTTAGGGAAAGTGAAGATCGTAGCCCTGGTTCAGCTCTCCTCAATCCCATTTCTTCTGCTTTTTACATCTACATCCCTACTTACAATAGCTGCTTTCGGATACATCATGAGGTCAGCTATAATGAATATGTCAAACCCTATATTGAGCAGTTTCAATATGGAAGTGGTCAGCGAAGACCAGAGGGCAACTGTTAACAGCCTGATATGGATGAGCTGCTATACCTGTGTTGGACTGAGCACCTATGCAGGTGGTTTGATGATGGCTCACAATTACTATAGCCTTCCTTTCCTTCTGACCTGCATATTATACGTAGTTGCTACTGTACTTTATTACTTGTTCTTTGAGAAGATGGAAAAAGAGCAAAGAAACTTAGAGGTTGTCTGA